A region of Moorena producens PAL-8-15-08-1 DNA encodes the following proteins:
- a CDS encoding SAM-dependent methyltransferase produces the protein MNSVKTINPDGSNQADIIDYKGASAEAIQHHYDAGNDFYRLWLYHSTNAYYSALWEENDTLESAQLRKIDFHINQARARGAKRVLDVGCAWGGTLKRLVEMHNVEHAVGLTLSKAQAEWIESFNQPGIEVNLKSWSDYFPEEPFDAIISIGAFEHFAKLELSQEQKIECYRTFFQRCHEWLKPGGCMSIQTIVYENSRREDFSKFFAEEIFPESDLPRLADIAKATETIFEIVALKNDRGHYERTLKVWLKRLKANRKEAVNLVGEKVVARYEKYLAICMIGFHTGTTNLSRLTLRRIENPRK, from the coding sequence ATGAATTCTGTGAAAACTATAAATCCCGATGGTTCGAATCAGGCAGATATAATTGATTACAAGGGAGCCTCGGCTGAGGCAATCCAGCATCATTATGATGCAGGTAATGATTTTTATAGACTTTGGCTTTATCATAGTACTAACGCCTATTATTCTGCCCTTTGGGAAGAAAATGACACCCTTGAATCAGCGCAGTTAAGAAAGATTGATTTTCATATCAACCAAGCCCGAGCTAGGGGTGCTAAAAGAGTATTAGATGTGGGTTGTGCCTGGGGTGGCACCCTGAAACGCCTTGTGGAAATGCACAATGTCGAGCATGCCGTAGGTCTGACATTGAGTAAGGCTCAGGCAGAGTGGATTGAGTCGTTCAACCAGCCAGGAATTGAAGTTAACTTAAAAAGTTGGTCTGACTACTTTCCCGAAGAACCTTTCGATGCAATTATATCAATCGGTGCCTTTGAGCATTTTGCTAAACTGGAACTATCGCAAGAGCAAAAAATAGAGTGCTATAGGACATTTTTTCAGCGCTGTCATGAGTGGCTAAAACCAGGTGGTTGTATGTCAATCCAAACCATCGTCTATGAGAACTCGCGAAGAGAAGACTTCAGTAAGTTTTTTGCTGAGGAAATATTTCCGGAATCTGATTTACCTCGTCTAGCGGACATTGCGAAAGCAACAGAGACAATTTTCGAGATTGTAGCCCTGAAGAATGACAGGGGACACTACGAACGAACCCTCAAGGTATGGCTAAAAAGGTTAAAAGCGAACCGTAAAGAAGCCGTAAATCTGGTGGGTGAGAAAGTGGTTGCCAGATATGAAAAATACCTCGCCATTTGTATGATTGGTTTCCACACTGGAACTACGAACTTGTCCCGCCTTACCCTGCGCCGGATTGAGAATCCTCGGAAGTAA
- a CDS encoding acyl carrier protein, with the protein MEFKTSQLKEMSTVSENNNGNGDAPKKPGSEADIQAWLVSYLAELLEIESDEIDVKIPFDRYGLDSSAAVGLTGDLEDWLGSEIDPTLMYDYPTIQAMAQHLAIEG; encoded by the coding sequence ATGGAATTCAAAACTTCTCAACTTAAGGAGATGTCTACAGTTTCTGAAAATAACAATGGCAATGGAGATGCACCCAAGAAGCCTGGAAGTGAAGCAGATATTCAAGCCTGGTTAGTCTCCTATCTGGCCGAACTGCTGGAAATTGAATCAGATGAGATAGATGTGAAAATTCCCTTTGATCGCTATGGTCTCGATTCTTCTGCAGCAGTTGGTCTAACTGGTGACCTTGAAGATTGGCTGGGCTCAGAGATAGATCCAACCCTAATGTACGATTATCCCACTATTCAAGCTATGGCTCAGCATCTAGCAATAGAAGGCTAA
- a CDS encoding acyl-CoA desaturase translates to MQLDTTAKFESVTSSRKKITIGNDDLKQLQRRFALATVLIPFLGSVLAIGLLWRSGIGAVEVALLISMYALTIIGITVGFHRHFAHCAFKTNIAVRIIFAILGSMAAQGPVIHWVSNHRRHHQYSDQSGDPHSPHLYEGIRGLWHGHIGWMLNSEVTNAAVFAKDLLRDSAIAKVNQLYLTWVILGLAIPGVLGGVVTGTWMGAWQGFLWGGLVRIFLAHHVTWSINSITHLYGSRPFDTSEQSTNNLWLAIPSFGEAWHNNHHAFPNSGKFGLQWWEIDLGYWIIRTLEFAGLVWEVKTPTAGMIEAKKAA, encoded by the coding sequence ATGCAGTTGGACACCACAGCAAAATTTGAGTCTGTTACAAGTTCAAGAAAGAAAATAACGATAGGCAATGATGACTTAAAACAACTACAAAGACGTTTTGCCTTGGCCACTGTTTTAATTCCTTTTCTAGGGTCGGTTCTGGCAATTGGACTACTTTGGCGATCCGGGATTGGTGCAGTGGAAGTAGCACTGTTGATCAGCATGTACGCTTTGACTATTATCGGAATTACTGTCGGTTTTCACCGACACTTCGCACACTGCGCCTTCAAGACTAATATTGCAGTCCGAATCATCTTTGCCATCCTTGGTTCTATGGCTGCTCAAGGTCCGGTCATTCACTGGGTAAGCAACCATAGACGACATCATCAGTACAGTGACCAGTCCGGAGATCCTCATTCACCTCACCTTTACGAAGGTATTCGCGGACTATGGCATGGCCATATCGGCTGGATGCTGAATAGTGAGGTAACAAATGCAGCAGTCTTTGCTAAGGACTTACTGCGAGACTCTGCCATTGCCAAAGTCAACCAATTGTACCTAACTTGGGTAATTCTGGGACTTGCCATCCCCGGTGTTCTGGGTGGAGTTGTGACAGGGACGTGGATGGGAGCTTGGCAGGGATTCCTGTGGGGGGGGCTTGTCCGAATTTTCTTGGCACATCATGTCACTTGGAGCATCAACTCAATCACCCACCTCTATGGCAGCCGTCCCTTTGATACTAGCGAGCAAAGTACAAACAATCTCTGGTTAGCTATCCCCAGTTTTGGCGAAGCTTGGCACAACAACCATCATGCTTTTCCGAATTCAGGAAAGTTTGGATTGCAATGGTGGGAAATTGACCTGGGTTATTGGATAATTCGTACTCTTGAATTCGCTGGATTAGTTTGGGAGGTTAAGACTCCTACAGCAGGAATGATAGAGGCTAAAAAGGCTGCTTAG
- a CDS encoding fatty acyl-AMP ligase, translated as MSLVDLLADRAQAMPEQRAYIFLQNGETESGSFTYGELDRQARAIAAHLQSMQGERALLLYPSGLEFISAFMGCLYAGVVAVPVYPPRRNQKLSRLLSIVNDAQADVALTTTSILADIEQRWEEEAELAQLKLVATDTIVADSQEFAPLSVTQSSLAFLQYTSGSTGKPKGVMVSHGNIIHNQQLIHQAFGHSEQSIGVGWLPLFHDMGLIGHVLQPIYGGFPSILMPPVAFLQKPIRWLKAISKYRATTSGGPNFAYDLCLKKVKPEQLASLDLSSWDLAYSGAEPLRAETLKQFGQKFANCGFNYSAFYPCYGMAETTLFATGGEKTQSPVIQGVLAGELEQNSVVETEISSDESRVFVGVGRPYLNTTVIIVNPESLTPSEPGQVGEIWVSGASVAMGYWRKPQKTQETFHANHADSQEGPFLRTGDLGFLLDGELFITGRIKDVMIIRGQNHYPQDIELTVEKSHPALRPHCGAAFTVEFKGSERLVIVQEVERSYLRKLDVKEVAASICQAVTAEHALQVYAMVLVKTGSIPKTSSGKIRRQACRAEFLTGSLNVVGDWSLNPQGKTKFRDLQADFESLLQKVQACK; from the coding sequence TTGAGTTTAGTTGATTTATTAGCCGACAGAGCGCAAGCGATGCCTGAGCAGCGTGCCTATATCTTTCTACAAAACGGAGAAACAGAATCAGGAAGTTTTACCTATGGAGAATTAGATAGACAAGCCAGAGCGATCGCAGCCCATCTGCAATCAATGCAAGGAGAACGCGCTTTACTGTTATACCCTTCTGGATTAGAGTTCATTAGCGCTTTTATGGGCTGCTTATATGCTGGGGTAGTCGCGGTTCCCGTTTATCCTCCCAGACGCAATCAGAAATTGTCTCGCTTGCTCTCTATCGTTAATGATGCTCAAGCTGATGTGGCACTGACCACCACATCGATATTGGCTGACATTGAGCAAAGGTGGGAAGAGGAAGCTGAATTAGCGCAGTTGAAGTTGGTAGCTACCGATACCATTGTTGCTGATAGTCAAGAGTTTGCACCATTATCAGTAACACAGTCGAGTTTGGCGTTTTTGCAATATACGTCTGGTTCCACAGGAAAACCGAAAGGGGTAATGGTGAGCCATGGCAATATCATCCACAACCAGCAGTTAATCCATCAGGCATTTGGTCATAGCGAACAGAGTATTGGTGTCGGTTGGTTGCCATTGTTCCATGATATGGGATTGATTGGTCACGTCCTACAGCCGATTTATGGAGGATTCCCCAGTATTCTGATGCCGCCAGTGGCATTTCTGCAGAAGCCGATTCGTTGGTTAAAGGCGATTTCTAAGTATAGGGCGACTACCAGTGGCGGACCCAATTTTGCTTATGATTTATGCCTCAAAAAAGTTAAACCAGAACAATTAGCTAGTCTTGACTTGAGCAGCTGGGATTTAGCTTACAGTGGGGCAGAACCATTACGGGCAGAGACTCTGAAGCAATTTGGCCAAAAATTTGCGAACTGTGGTTTTAACTACAGTGCCTTTTATCCTTGCTATGGCATGGCGGAGACTACCTTATTTGCTACCGGTGGTGAAAAGACTCAATCGCCGGTGATCCAAGGGGTATTAGCAGGAGAACTTGAGCAAAATTCGGTAGTAGAGACTGAAATTTCCTCGGATGAAAGTCGAGTTTTTGTTGGTGTTGGTCGTCCTTACCTGAACACAACAGTAATTATCGTTAACCCGGAGTCCTTAACTCCGAGTGAACCAGGACAAGTCGGAGAGATTTGGGTGTCGGGAGCGAGTGTGGCGATGGGCTACTGGAGGAAACCACAGAAAACCCAGGAGACCTTTCATGCAAACCATGCAGATAGTCAAGAAGGGCCGTTTCTGCGCACAGGAGATTTGGGATTTTTGCTGGATGGGGAGTTGTTCATTACTGGACGAATCAAAGATGTGATGATCATCCGAGGCCAAAACCATTATCCCCAGGACATCGAACTGACAGTTGAGAAGAGTCACCCAGCACTGCGCCCTCATTGTGGGGCGGCGTTTACGGTGGAGTTCAAAGGGTCAGAGCGACTGGTGATTGTTCAGGAGGTAGAACGAAGTTACCTACGGAAGCTGGATGTGAAAGAGGTAGCAGCAAGTATCTGTCAGGCGGTGACGGCAGAGCATGCTCTACAGGTTTATGCCATGGTTTTGGTTAAGACCGGCAGCATTCCCAAGACTTCTAGCGGTAAAATTCGCCGTCAGGCCTGTCGGGCTGAGTTTCTCACTGGTAGTTTGAATGTGGTCGGGGATTGGAGTCTCAATCCTCAGGGAAAAACCAAGTTTCGGGATTTACAAGCTGATTTCGAATCCTTATTACAGAAAGTACAAGCTTGTAAATAG
- a CDS encoding pentapeptide repeat-containing protein — protein MGSNCIMADKEHLAVLKRGIDAWNQWRRENPNLEPDLSEANLRGADLSRADLRRVNLIKVDLNVANLRGANLSEANLLEANLCLSNLIKVNLNQANLCKAKLRSANLYKANLIEANLSGANLIETNLYKSDLCKAKLRSANLYKANLSRVNLSKTDLCGCYLGRANLSGANPSLAEFRNADLSQADLRGADLSWADLSKADLSLANLSKADLSGANFHKADLTKTDLSGADLSGTDLSEANLTKADLREAYLIRTQALDCNFTEVIFTGACLEDWKINQGTKLKHVICEYAYLKYDYTQDKFIERRPKNETQNFAPGDFTYLFQKALETVDLTFSDGIDWKAFLLSFQQLREEYGEEYLSIQAIEKKSSGSFLIRIEVPLDASKAEIERQAKTLYDNKLSTLEGIYRAELKASHDQLASSRQRSANLWEIVKQQANRPII, from the coding sequence GTGGGATCGAATTGCATCATGGCAGACAAAGAGCATTTGGCTGTGCTCAAACGAGGGATAGATGCCTGGAATCAGTGGCGGAGGGAGAATCCTAACCTAGAGCCTGATCTGAGTGAGGCTAACCTCAGAGGGGCTGACCTCAGTAGGGCTGATCTCAGGCGGGTTAACCTGATCAAAGTTGACCTCAATGTGGCTAACCTAAGAGGGGCTAACCTCAGTGAGGCTAATCTCCTTGAGGCTAACCTCTGTTTATCTAACCTGATCAAGGTTAACCTTAACCAGGCTAACCTTTGCAAAGCTAAGCTCCGCTCTGCTAACCTCTACAAGGCTAACCTGATCGAGGCTAACCTCAGCGGCGCTAACCTAATAGAGACTAACCTCTACAAGTCTGACCTTTGCAAAGCTAAGCTCCGCTCTGCTAACCTCTACAAGGCTAACCTCAGTAGAGTTAACCTCAGCAAAACAGACCTTTGTGGGTGTTACCTTGGCAGGGCTAACCTTAGTGGTGCTAACCCCAGTCTGGCTGAGTTTAGAAATGCCGACCTCAGCCAGGCTGACCTCAGAGGTGCGGACCTCAGTTGGGCTGACCTGAGCAAAGCTGACCTGAGCCTAGCTAACCTAAGCAAAGCTGACCTTAGTGGAGCTAACTTCCATAAAGCTGACCTGACCAAGACTGACCTGAGCGGGGCTGACCTGAGCGGGACTGATTTGAGCGAAGCTAACCTTACCAAGGCTGACCTGAGGGAAGCTTACCTGATTAGGACTCAAGCATTAGACTGTAATTTTACTGAAGTAATCTTTACCGGAGCTTGTCTGGAAGATTGGAAAATTAATCAGGGCACGAAGCTGAAGCATGTGATTTGTGAGTATGCTTATCTAAAATATGACTATACACAAGACAAATTCATTGAACGTCGCCCTAAGAATGAAACTCAGAACTTTGCCCCAGGAGATTTTACTTATCTGTTTCAGAAAGCCTTGGAAACTGTTGACCTGACATTCAGTGATGGTATTGACTGGAAAGCTTTTTTGCTTTCCTTTCAACAGCTCAGGGAAGAATACGGTGAAGAATACCTATCAATCCAAGCTATCGAAAAGAAGAGCAGTGGTTCGTTTTTGATTAGAATTGAGGTGCCACTAGATGCTAGCAAGGCTGAAATTGAGCGTCAGGCAAAAACACTATATGACAATAAACTCAGTACCCTTGAAGGAATATATCGTGCAGAATTGAAAGCCTCCCATGACCAGCTAGCCAGCTCCCGTCAGCGCAGCGCAAATCTGTGGGAAATTGTTAAACAGCAAGCCAATAGACCCATTATTTAA